GATAAAGAAAGCGCAGTCTGCTCCCAAAGTTGCGGCATATATTTCCAGCTGATCTTCGGATAAATTCAGCTGAAAGTGTTCGTTGAGTAATTTCAGCATGAAAGCCGCGTCTGATGAGCCTCCTCCCAGTCCGGCACCGGAAGGAATGTGTTTGTACAGATGGATCTCGATAGGACAGAGGTGAAACTCTTTATCTAATAGCAGATATGCTTTCACCACTAAATTGTCTTCCGGATTACCGGATATCTCCATTCCGTACTGATGCAGGGAGAACTTTTTGTCCGCTTCGGGGCTGGTCCGGATTTCCAGCGCATCTTCGAGAGCGACGGGGTAGAATACGGTTTCGAGGTTGTGATATCCGTCCGGACGCTTCTCGGTAATAGAGAGTCCCAGGTTTATTTTTGCGTTTGGGAAAGTGATCATATTCGTTCTGAATTATTATTTTTGAATTTTAAATTATGGGTTGCGAATTTATGCTATTGGTGACAAAGTTACTAAAATCTTCATTTTTCCTTATCTTTTCTTCATTATTATATTCTATCTTTGTCATCCCTTTCGGATTTTACTATGTATAAAAGCCGGGGATCATAAATTGTAAATCATAAAATTGTATATAAGCAGATGGCTGAACAAAGAAGAAATTCCCGTAACACAAAATCAACTAAAGTACAACCGGTCAATGATTATGGTCGTATCCAACCTCAGGCACCGGAGCTGGAAGAGGCGGTGTTGGGTGCTTTAATGATTGAGAAGGATGCTTATTCGCTGGTGAGTGAGATTCTTCGCCCGGAGTCATTTTATGAGCATCGTCATCAGTTGATTTATGCTGCCATTACTGATCTTGCCGTTAATCAGAAGCCGGTGGACATTCTGACGGTCAAAGAGCAGTTGAGCAAAAGAGGTGAGTTGGAAGAGGTCGGTGGACCGTTCTATATTACTCAGTTGAGCAGTAAGGTTGCTTCTTCCGCACATATCGAATATCACGCCCGTATTATTGCACAAAAATCGTTGGCGCGCGAATTGATAACGTTTACCAGTAATATTCAAAGCAAGGCTTTTGATGAGACACTGGATGTGGACGACTTGATGCAGGAGGCGGAAGGCAAGCTGTTTGAGATTTCCCAGCAGAATATGAAGAAAGACTATACGCAGATTAATCCGGTAATTGACGAAGCGTATAAGCTGATTCAGAAAGCGGCTGCACGAACGGACGGTCTGAGTGGTCTTGAAAGTGGATTTACGAAACTGGACAAGATGACCTCCGGTTGGCAGAACTCCGACCTTATTATAATCGCTGCCCGTCCTGCCATGGGCAAGACAGCTTTCGTGCTTTCTATGGCTAAAAATATTGCTGTTGATTATCGGAATCCGGTAGCGTTGTTCTCTCTTGAAATGAGTAACGTCCAGTTGGTCAACCGTCTTATCACCAATGTTTGTGAGATTCCGAGTGAGAAGATCAAAAGTGGACAATTGGCAAGCTATGAGTGGCAACAGTTGGACTACAAACTGAAAGATCTGCTGGATGCTCCGCTTTATGTGGATGATACTCCGTCTTTGTCTGTGTTTGAACTCCGGACCAAAGCACGTCGTCTGGTGCGTGAACATGGGGTGAGAATCATTATTATTGACTACCTTCAGTTGATGAATGCGAGTGGTATGGCATTCGGTAGCCGTCAGGAAGAGGTTAGTACGATATCCCGTTCGTTGAAAGGATTGGCGAAGGAGTTGAACATTCCCATTATAGCCTTGTCGCAGTTGAATCGTGGTGTGGAGAGTCGTGAAGGTATTGACGGTAAACGCCCTCAGTTGAGTGACCTTCGTGAATCCGGAGCCATCGAGCAGGATGCCGATATGGTGTGTTTTATTCACCGTCCGGAATATTATAAGATTTATCAGGATGATCGTGGTAACGACCTTCGCGGTATGGCGGAAATTGTGATAGCCAAGCATCGTAATGGTGCGGTAGGTGAAGTCTTGCTCCGATTCAAAGGTGAGTTTACACGATTCTCTAATCCGGAAGATGATATGGTTATACCGATGCCGGGTGAACCTGCAGGTGCCATGCTGGGGTCTAAACTGAATGCCGGTGCTATGCCTCCGCCTCCGCCGGAACCGGACTTTGTTCCGCAGGGAAATAATCCGTTCGGTGCAACGGAAGGACCGTTACCTTTCTAAAAAACGTTCGTTTGGGTTGAATAGAAATGACCGCTTAGTCAGATGAAAATAACCGCTCGATTTACTCCAATCGAGCGGTCGATTATTTTTTATAGAGTATAGCCGGGTTGTATTCTGATGGGGATAGGTGGCAAAAATGACAAAGAATACCCCTTTATTTTTTGCCACTTTGTCACCAACCATGAATTTATTGGGGAATAATACAGTCAGGTCCTTGTTAGTTTAGCTTCTCTTGACATTTTTCTCTCAAATCGTTCTATGTCAACCGAAAAATCTTATTAACTTTGCGAAACTTTTTGAGAAACAATAAAAATTTAATTATATGAATATCTCTTATAACTGGCTGAAAGAGTATGTCAACTTTGATTTGACCCCCGATGAAACGGCTGCTGCGCTGACCTCAATCGGCTTGGAAACAGGTGGTGTAGAAGAAGTGCAAACCATTAAGGGTGGTTTGGAAGGACTCGTAATCGGTGAAGTGCTGACTTGCGAAGAACATCCGAATTCCGACCATTTGCATATCACTACCGTCAATCTGGGAGACGGCGAACCTGTACAGATTGTATGCGGTGCTCCGAATGTAGCTGCCGGACAGAAAGTAGTGGTTGCCACTTTGGGTACCAAACTTTATGACGGTGATGAATGCTTTACTATCAAGAAGTCAAAAATCCGTGGTGTAGAATCTACAGGGATGATTTGTGCAGAAGACGAAATCGGTATTGGTACCGATCATGCAGGAATCATCGTGTTGCCGGCTGAAGCTGTTCCGGGTACTCTCGCCAAAGACTATTATAATATCAAGAGTGACTACGTACTCGAAGTAGATATTACTCCTAACCGTGCAGACGCTTGCTCACACTATGGTGTGGCCCGCGACTTGTATGCTTACCTGATTCAGAATGGCAAGCAGGCTACTTTGCAACGTCCATCTGTAGATGGATTTAAGGTGGAAAATCATGATTTGGATATCGAAGTAGTGGTTGAAAACAGCGAAGCCTGTCCTCACTATGCCGGCGTTACGGTGAAAGGCGTTACTGTGAAGGAAAGCCCCGAATGGTTGCAGAATAAATTGCGCTTGATCGGTGTACGTCCTATTAATAATGTAGTGGATATTACTAATTATATCGTTCATGCTTTCGGTCAGCCATTGCATTGTTTCGATGCCGGAAAGATAAAAGGCAATGAAGTAATTGTCAAGACATTGCCGGAAGGCACTCCATTCGTCACATTGGATGAAGTGGAACGCAAGTTGAGCGAACGCGATCTGATGATCTGCAACAAAGAAGAAGCGATGTGTATTGCCGGTGTATTCGGCGGACTGGATTCCGGTTCTACGGAAGCTACGACAGATGTATTTATCGAAAGCGCTTATTTCCATCCTACATGGGTGCGTAAGACTGCCCGTCGTCACGGTCTGAATACGGATGCTTCTTTCCGTTTCGAACGTGGCATCGATCCGAACGGAGTAATCTATTGTCTGAAACTGGCTGCTCTGATGGTGAAAGAACTGGCCGGTGGCACTATCTCATCCGAAATTAAGGATGTTTGCGTTGCAGTTCCACAAGACTTTATGGTAGAACTTTCTTATGAGAAAGTAAATTCGCTGATTGGTAAAGTGATTCCCGTGGAAACGATCAAGAGCATTGTTACCAGCCTGGAAATGAAAATCATGAATGAGACAGTTGACGGACTGACATTGGCCGTTCCTCCTTATCGTGTAGACGTACAGCGTGATTGCGATGTGATCGAAGATATTCTACGTATCTATGGATATAATAATGTAGAAATCCCGACTACGCTGAACTCCAGTCTGACAACCAAGGGTGAGCATGATAAATCAAACAAATTACAGAATCTGGTTGCAGAACAGCTGGTTGGCTGTGGCTTCAATGAAATACTGAATAATTCTCTGACTCGTGCCGCTTACTACGACGGTCTGGAGAACTATTCATCCAACCATCTGGTGATGCTGCTGAATCCACTGAGTGCCGATCTGAACTGTATGCGTCAGACATTGCTGTTCGGTGGACTGGAAAGTATCGCTCACAATGCAAACCGCAAGAATGCCGATTTGAAATTCTTCGAATTCGGTAACTGCTATTACTTCGATGCGGACAAGAAGAATCCGGAAAAAGTACTGGCTACCTATTCGGAAGACTATCACTTGGGTTTGTGGGTGACTGGAAAGAAAGTAGCCAACTCATGGGCACACCCGGATGAAAACAGTTCGGTATACGAATTGAAGGCTTATGTAGAGAATATATTGAAGCGCCTGGGACTGGATTTGCACAACCTGGTAGTTGGCAATCTGACTGACGATATTTTCGCTACCGCACTTTCTGTTCATACCAAGGGGGGGAAGCGTCTTGCCTCTTTCGGTGTTGTGACGAAGAAACTGCTGAAAGCATTCGATATAGATAATGAGGTGTATTATGCCGACTTGAACTGGAAAGAACTGATGAAGGCTATCCGTTCAGTGAAGATCAGCTACAAGGAAATTTCCAAATTCCCTGCTGTGAAGCGTGACTTGGCATTGTTGCTCGACAAGAACGTACAGTTTGCCGAAATCGAAAAAATCGCTTACGATACAGAAAAGAAACTGCTGAAAGAAGTGGAACTCTT
This sequence is a window from Bacteroides thetaiotaomicron VPI-5482. Protein-coding genes within it:
- the pheT gene encoding phenylalanine--tRNA ligase subunit beta; this encodes MNISYNWLKEYVNFDLTPDETAAALTSIGLETGGVEEVQTIKGGLEGLVIGEVLTCEEHPNSDHLHITTVNLGDGEPVQIVCGAPNVAAGQKVVVATLGTKLYDGDECFTIKKSKIRGVESTGMICAEDEIGIGTDHAGIIVLPAEAVPGTLAKDYYNIKSDYVLEVDITPNRADACSHYGVARDLYAYLIQNGKQATLQRPSVDGFKVENHDLDIEVVVENSEACPHYAGVTVKGVTVKESPEWLQNKLRLIGVRPINNVVDITNYIVHAFGQPLHCFDAGKIKGNEVIVKTLPEGTPFVTLDEVERKLSERDLMICNKEEAMCIAGVFGGLDSGSTEATTDVFIESAYFHPTWVRKTARRHGLNTDASFRFERGIDPNGVIYCLKLAALMVKELAGGTISSEIKDVCVAVPQDFMVELSYEKVNSLIGKVIPVETIKSIVTSLEMKIMNETVDGLTLAVPPYRVDVQRDCDVIEDILRIYGYNNVEIPTTLNSSLTTKGEHDKSNKLQNLVAEQLVGCGFNEILNNSLTRAAYYDGLENYSSNHLVMLLNPLSADLNCMRQTLLFGGLESIAHNANRKNADLKFFEFGNCYYFDADKKNPEKVLATYSEDYHLGLWVTGKKVANSWAHPDENSSVYELKAYVENILKRLGLDLHNLVVGNLTDDIFATALSVHTKGGKRLASFGVVTKKLLKAFDIDNEVYYADLNWKELMKAIRSVKISYKEISKFPAVKRDLALLLDKNVQFAEIEKIAYDTEKKLLKEVELFDVYEGKNIEAGKKSYAVSFLLQDETQTLNDKMIDKIMSKLVKNLEDKLNAKLR
- the dnaB gene encoding replicative DNA helicase translates to MAEQRRNSRNTKSTKVQPVNDYGRIQPQAPELEEAVLGALMIEKDAYSLVSEILRPESFYEHRHQLIYAAITDLAVNQKPVDILTVKEQLSKRGELEEVGGPFYITQLSSKVASSAHIEYHARIIAQKSLARELITFTSNIQSKAFDETLDVDDLMQEAEGKLFEISQQNMKKDYTQINPVIDEAYKLIQKAAARTDGLSGLESGFTKLDKMTSGWQNSDLIIIAARPAMGKTAFVLSMAKNIAVDYRNPVALFSLEMSNVQLVNRLITNVCEIPSEKIKSGQLASYEWQQLDYKLKDLLDAPLYVDDTPSLSVFELRTKARRLVREHGVRIIIIDYLQLMNASGMAFGSRQEEVSTISRSLKGLAKELNIPIIALSQLNRGVESREGIDGKRPQLSDLRESGAIEQDADMVCFIHRPEYYKIYQDDRGNDLRGMAEIVIAKHRNGAVGEVLLRFKGEFTRFSNPEDDMVIPMPGEPAGAMLGSKLNAGAMPPPPPEPDFVPQGNNPFGATEGPLPF
- the ispE gene encoding 4-(cytidine 5'-diphospho)-2-C-methyl-D-erythritol kinase, with the protein product MITFPNAKINLGLSITEKRPDGYHNLETVFYPVALEDALEIRTSPEADKKFSLHQYGMEISGNPEDNLVVKAYLLLDKEFHLCPIEIHLYKHIPSGAGLGGGSSDAAFMLKLLNEHFQLNLSEDQLEIYAATLGADCAFFIRNAPTFAEGVGNIFSPIPLSLKGYQILIIKPDVFVSTREAFANIHPHHPEYSIKEAIKRPVNEWKEILINDFEDSVFPQHPVIGEIKAELYRQGAVYASMSGSGSSVYGLFEPEGTLPETDWGTNVFCFKGRL